In one Verrucomicrobiota bacterium genomic region, the following are encoded:
- a CDS encoding beta-galactosidase — translation MLMYYPFGLLAAALLVIPSAMIQAAAPEVMPERTVVSWSAWPATNLLTKGAEAMPDKDGWLVVQTRKESGRVGVSIPMPPDARDLEAFAEVAVPVRNLGSENLRLTLRVDDEATESLPTVQHRKGIFEALISPGPEPVWLVVPLGDKHTNRLAGRFISMVGQPRDFIRRGSVNGANVTRLSIFTPDPTSAHRFAVGLVIARGTPAPFRDWPEARVFPFIDEFGQFAPRDWPGKIHTETDFAECRQRETADLAVHARPVDWDRYGGWAGGPQLSATGFFRAEKYQGAWWMVDPEGRLFWSHGVVRVGTRVRVGGIYHGTPLPDREPFFRLPAKDSPLGVFYGTQPQSTRGYYLGRDNHAVYDFLEANLCRKYGTNWSQEYAVQAQRRLASWGLNTIANSSDPLIYTQRKTPYTAIVYSAPLGRDEFRLQGSGGNWGKLPDPFDPGWRQLMDRTLSTELKASLDDPWCLGFFVDNELHWGDTCYLAEAALASPAGQFAKQALVAGLQKKYADLPALNAAWGTAFPTWDAILAATSLPDKKRPPVRQDLEAFSEQYLDAYFRGCRDAIKAAAPNHLYLGCRFAGSGNAMVMRVAAQYCDIVSINSYSTSVTDLRLPAGLDRPILIGEFHFDAMDAPMHPAGLVLVANHTDRARAYMTYVRSALQNPAVIGTHWFQFYDQPTTGRFDGENYQTGLVDVGDTPYWETIAACREMGNRLYQTRVQKFTRP, via the coding sequence ATGCTGATGTATTACCCGTTTGGCCTACTGGCTGCTGCCTTGTTGGTTATCCCGTCGGCGATGATCCAAGCCGCTGCGCCGGAAGTGATGCCGGAGCGCACGGTCGTCAGTTGGTCGGCCTGGCCTGCCACCAATCTTCTAACCAAAGGCGCGGAGGCCATGCCGGACAAGGATGGCTGGTTGGTGGTCCAGACGCGGAAAGAGTCAGGCCGCGTTGGCGTGTCTATCCCGATGCCGCCGGATGCCCGGGACTTGGAAGCGTTTGCCGAAGTGGCGGTGCCCGTCCGCAATCTGGGTTCGGAAAACCTGCGGCTTACCTTGCGGGTGGACGATGAGGCCACGGAGAGCCTGCCGACCGTGCAACACCGCAAGGGGATCTTCGAGGCGCTGATTTCGCCCGGTCCGGAGCCGGTGTGGCTGGTGGTGCCGCTGGGGGATAAGCACACGAACCGGCTTGCGGGCAGGTTTATCTCCATGGTCGGGCAGCCGCGCGATTTTATTCGCCGGGGCAGTGTCAACGGCGCCAATGTCACCCGTCTTTCTATCTTCACGCCCGATCCAACCTCCGCCCATCGCTTCGCTGTGGGCCTCGTGATTGCCCGGGGCACACCCGCGCCGTTCCGGGATTGGCCGGAGGCGCGCGTATTTCCCTTCATTGATGAGTTCGGGCAATTCGCGCCGCGCGATTGGCCGGGGAAAATCCATACGGAAACCGACTTTGCCGAGTGCCGGCAACGCGAGACCGCCGATCTCGCCGTCCATGCGCGGCCGGTGGATTGGGATCGCTACGGCGGTTGGGCGGGCGGTCCCCAACTCAGTGCCACCGGCTTCTTCCGCGCTGAGAAATATCAAGGCGCGTGGTGGATGGTGGACCCCGAGGGTCGCCTCTTCTGGTCCCATGGCGTGGTGCGCGTGGGCACCCGCGTTCGGGTCGGCGGCATTTACCACGGCACGCCGTTGCCGGATCGAGAACCCTTCTTTCGCCTACCCGCGAAGGACTCCCCGCTGGGCGTTTTCTACGGCACCCAGCCGCAATCCACGCGCGGCTACTATCTGGGCCGGGATAATCACGCGGTCTATGATTTTCTCGAAGCGAATCTCTGCCGCAAATACGGGACCAACTGGTCGCAGGAGTACGCGGTGCAGGCGCAGCGCCGCCTGGCCAGTTGGGGGTTGAACACCATTGCCAATTCCTCCGACCCGCTCATTTACACCCAGCGCAAAACACCATACACCGCCATTGTGTATTCCGCGCCGCTGGGCCGCGACGAGTTCCGCCTGCAAGGTTCGGGCGGCAACTGGGGCAAGCTGCCCGATCCCTTCGATCCCGGCTGGCGGCAGTTGATGGATCGCACCCTGAGCACCGAATTGAAGGCTTCCCTCGACGATCCTTGGTGCCTGGGGTTCTTCGTGGATAACGAGCTGCACTGGGGCGATACCTGTTATCTGGCCGAGGCCGCGCTTGCCTCGCCCGCCGGGCAATTCGCCAAACAAGCTCTGGTCGCCGGGTTGCAAAAGAAATACGCGGATCTGCCCGCGCTTAACGCCGCCTGGGGCACGGCGTTCCCAACTTGGGACGCGATCCTCGCTGCCACCTCCCTGCCGGATAAAAAGCGTCCGCCGGTGCGCCAGGATCTCGAAGCGTTCAGCGAGCAATACCTCGACGCATACTTTCGCGGCTGCCGCGATGCCATCAAGGCTGCCGCGCCCAATCACCTGTATCTCGGTTGCCGCTTCGCCGGTTCGGGAAACGCCATGGTGATGCGGGTTGCCGCGCAATATTGCGACATTGTCAGCATCAACAGCTATTCCACCTCCGTCACGGACTTGCGTCTGCCCGCTGGGTTGGATCGCCCGATTCTCATTGGCGAATTTCACTTCGACGCGATGGACGCACCGATGCATCCCGCCGGCCTGGTGCTTGTGGCCAACCATACGGACCGCGCCCGCGCCTATATGACGTATGTGCGGAGCGCCCTGCAAAACCCGGCGGTCATCGGCACCCATTGGTTTCAATTCTACGATCAGCCCACCACCGGCCGTTTCGACGGCGAGAATTACCAGACCGGCCTCGTGGACGTTGGTGACACACCGTATTGGGAAACCATCGCCGCCTGCCGTGAGATGGGAAACCGCCTTTACCAAACCCGCGTCCAGAAATTCACCCGCCCCTGA
- a CDS encoding zinc ribbon domain-containing protein has protein sequence MPIYEFACPKCRVVFSFLSKRINPERLPVCPRCGNKKMSRQMSQFASPKGVKEPAAPNPAGPEGGPPMPDFDDPKIERALSQMESDMEHMDENNPKHMAQMMAKMKEMLPPGSMPKEMDIAIKRLAAGEDPEKIEADMGDVLGDFMGDESAKGGPGAPYAHDGGLYDY, from the coding sequence ATGCCGATTTACGAATTTGCGTGTCCCAAGTGCCGGGTAGTCTTCAGCTTCCTCTCGAAGCGGATCAACCCGGAGCGCCTGCCGGTGTGCCCGCGATGCGGAAATAAGAAAATGTCCCGGCAGATGAGTCAGTTCGCTTCGCCCAAAGGGGTGAAGGAACCCGCTGCTCCCAACCCCGCCGGTCCCGAAGGCGGGCCGCCCATGCCGGATTTTGATGATCCAAAAATCGAGCGCGCCCTCAGTCAAATGGAAAGCGACATGGAACACATGGACGAGAATAACCCCAAACACATGGCACAGATGATGGCCAAAATGAAGGAGATGTTACCGCCCGGTTCCATGCCCAAGGAAATGGATATTGCCATCAAGCGCCTCGCTGCCGGGGAAGATCCGGAGAAGATTGAGGCGGACATGGGCGATGTGCTGGGAGATTTCATGGGCGATGAAAGCGCCAAGGGCGGTCCGGGCGCGCCGTATGCGCACGATGGGGGATTGTACGATTATTAA
- a CDS encoding cysteine peptidase family C39 domain-containing protein — protein sequence MNPWLETLGVTLFALTGVWLGRWFSRLPKWYWAVGYGLPLFCLFLLWLPQQNNALFFLPPFSWLTAGRREFALGGFIATLLLTTPLSRVTQPRLRGLVILFMALIVITSSVLPFLGPAINRKHLASLETDVNRDGVCLQKTDYTCGPAAAVTALRRLGLKAEEGTIAILAHTSFAIGTAPDVLAETLSAQYGAQGITADYRFFKTIQELRNAGEVLAVIKYGLFVDHYVAVLEVNDNEIVLGDPLAGKTALSYAAFDEKWRHSGVVIQRRK from the coding sequence ATGAATCCATGGTTGGAAACGCTTGGTGTTACCTTGTTCGCGCTGACCGGAGTGTGGCTGGGACGCTGGTTTTCCCGGTTGCCTAAATGGTATTGGGCCGTGGGATATGGCCTGCCCTTATTTTGCCTGTTTTTGCTGTGGCTGCCGCAGCAAAACAATGCGTTGTTCTTTCTGCCCCCTTTCTCCTGGCTTACCGCTGGACGCCGGGAATTTGCGCTGGGCGGCTTCATTGCCACGTTGTTGTTGACTACTCCGCTTTCGCGGGTAACCCAGCCACGCCTGCGCGGCTTGGTCATCCTGTTCATGGCGTTGATTGTCATCACCTCTTCTGTACTGCCGTTCCTTGGGCCCGCCATCAATCGCAAGCATCTGGCCAGCCTGGAAACCGATGTGAACCGCGACGGGGTCTGCCTGCAAAAAACGGATTACACGTGTGGTCCGGCAGCGGCGGTGACGGCACTGCGCCGACTCGGTCTGAAAGCGGAGGAAGGGACCATCGCCATCCTGGCGCACACCAGCTTTGCCATCGGCACCGCCCCCGATGTGCTGGCAGAAACCCTGAGTGCGCAGTATGGGGCGCAGGGAATCACTGCGGATTATCGGTTCTTTAAGACCATCCAGGAGTTAAGAAATGCGGGTGAGGTCCTGGCGGTGATCAAATATGGCTTGTTTGTGGATCATTATGTTGCGGTATTGGAGGTAAATGATAACGAAATTGTATTGGGTGATCCCTTGGCCGGGAAGACCGCATTGTCATACGCCGCCTTCGACGAAAAATGGCGTCATTCCGGTGTGGTTATTCAGCGACGCAAGTAA